In one window of Ciona intestinalis unplaced genomic scaffold, KH HT000786.1, whole genome shotgun sequence DNA:
- the LOC104266037 gene encoding uncharacterized protein LOC104266037 isoform X2 — translation MAMENQQDLFHFHFSVTPNIVLNRNDNRDIGMYIENAGSRGAVKSRKPTIEEIFGSDDGRLLQEKKYYEAYGVSKNRIQFDPAVIGSKDLVNHYRCCMLAEKGQEAIRIKEQLKNLFKEKFQTTPNEIATFADTIRGEGRDMESILFDQIGAEFYGNQPKAGLVGIVYCAFGIRKSIEAMLSRDKELKPIVRTHVIPLMRYMREMIRRSDDVSEEDRCLQEVWCLNYIGYTEGLVSDFSGCEKTLKEAIAIMKRVFGKKAAKYAVYGNCLNSLGDTYRNTSRPNDAYQCYRRAIAAYEKSEDINDDQRAKWIGVTKEGMKDAKSK, via the exons ATGGCGATGGAAAACCAGCAAGACctatttcattttcatttcagTGTAACACCAAATATTGTACTAAATAGAAATGATAACAG GGATATTGGAATGTACATAGAAAACGCAG GATCACGTGGTGCAGTGAAGTCACGAAAACCAACGATTGAAGAGATTTTTGGTTCag atGACGGTCGATTGCTGcaagaaaaaaagtattatGAAGCTTATGGCGTATCAAAAAATCGAATTCAGTTCGACCCAGCTGTCATTGGATCTAAGGACCTGGTCAACCATTACCGATGTTGTATGTTGGCTGAAAAGGGACAAGAAGCGATTCGAATTAAAGAACAACTAAAGAATTTGTTTAAAGAGAAATTCCAAACCACGCCGAATGAAATCGCCACATTTGCTGACACTATCAGGGGTGAAGGGAGAGACATGGAATCGATTTTGTTTGATCAAATCGGTGCCGAGTTTTATGGAAATCAACCGAAAGCAGGTTTGGTCGGGATAGTGTATTGTGCATTCGGGATCAGAAAATCTATCGAGGCAATGTTATCACGTGATAAAGAATTGAAACCGATCGTTCGAACCCACGTGATTCCACTGATGCGTTACATGCGAGAAATGATTCGACGATCTGATGACGTCAGCGAGGAAGATCGGTGTTTGCAAGAAGTGTGGTGTTTGAATTATATCGGATACACTGAGGGCTTGGTTAGTGATTTCAGTGGTTGcgaaaaaacattgaaagaagCGATCGCTATAATGAAAAGAGTGTTTGGGAAGAAAGCTGCAAAGTATGCAGTGTACGGAAATTGTTTGAACAGTCTCGGTGACACCTATAGAAACACTTCCCGACCCAACGATGCCTACCAGTGTTACCGTAGAGCAATTGCAGCTTATGAGAAATCTGAGGATATCAACGATGATCAGAGAGCAAAATGGATTGGCGTAACCAAAGAAGGCATGAAAGATGCgaaaagtaaatga
- the LOC104266037 gene encoding uncharacterized protein LOC104266037 isoform X1, which translates to MAMENQQDLFHFHFSVTPNIVLNRNDNRDIGMYIENAAHVTHTVEQPSVSQATSSLQDMKFNQQGSRGAVKSRKPTIEEIFGSDDGRLLQEKKYYEAYGVSKNRIQFDPAVIGSKDLVNHYRCCMLAEKGQEAIRIKEQLKNLFKEKFQTTPNEIATFADTIRGEGRDMESILFDQIGAEFYGNQPKAGLVGIVYCAFGIRKSIEAMLSRDKELKPIVRTHVIPLMRYMREMIRRSDDVSEEDRCLQEVWCLNYIGYTEGLVSDFSGCEKTLKEAIAIMKRVFGKKAAKYAVYGNCLNSLGDTYRNTSRPNDAYQCYRRAIAAYEKSEDINDDQRAKWIGVTKEGMKDAKSK; encoded by the exons ATGGCGATGGAAAACCAGCAAGACctatttcattttcatttcagTGTAACACCAAATATTGTACTAAATAGAAATGATAACAG GGATATTGGAATGTACATAGAAAACGCAG CACACGTGACCCACACGGTTGAGCAACCAAGCGTATCGCAAGCTACGTCATCATTACAAGATATGAAATTCAACCAACAAG GATCACGTGGTGCAGTGAAGTCACGAAAACCAACGATTGAAGAGATTTTTGGTTCag atGACGGTCGATTGCTGcaagaaaaaaagtattatGAAGCTTATGGCGTATCAAAAAATCGAATTCAGTTCGACCCAGCTGTCATTGGATCTAAGGACCTGGTCAACCATTACCGATGTTGTATGTTGGCTGAAAAGGGACAAGAAGCGATTCGAATTAAAGAACAACTAAAGAATTTGTTTAAAGAGAAATTCCAAACCACGCCGAATGAAATCGCCACATTTGCTGACACTATCAGGGGTGAAGGGAGAGACATGGAATCGATTTTGTTTGATCAAATCGGTGCCGAGTTTTATGGAAATCAACCGAAAGCAGGTTTGGTCGGGATAGTGTATTGTGCATTCGGGATCAGAAAATCTATCGAGGCAATGTTATCACGTGATAAAGAATTGAAACCGATCGTTCGAACCCACGTGATTCCACTGATGCGTTACATGCGAGAAATGATTCGACGATCTGATGACGTCAGCGAGGAAGATCGGTGTTTGCAAGAAGTGTGGTGTTTGAATTATATCGGATACACTGAGGGCTTGGTTAGTGATTTCAGTGGTTGcgaaaaaacattgaaagaagCGATCGCTATAATGAAAAGAGTGTTTGGGAAGAAAGCTGCAAAGTATGCAGTGTACGGAAATTGTTTGAACAGTCTCGGTGACACCTATAGAAACACTTCCCGACCCAACGATGCCTACCAGTGTTACCGTAGAGCAATTGCAGCTTATGAGAAATCTGAGGATATCAACGATGATCAGAGAGCAAAATGGATTGGCGTAACCAAAGAAGGCATGAAAGATGCgaaaagtaaatga